The following is a genomic window from Mesorhizobium sp. L-2-11.
CGCCATCGCGTAGCGCCTGCTGCAGCTCCTCGCCGACTGCTACCGACGGCACGAAGATCATCGCCTTCTGGCCGCGGAGCTGAGGCAGTCTGAGCAGAGTAGCGATTTCTGTTGCCCTCTGTTCGGTCGCACACCTCCAACGGGCCAGCGCGATATTGGGACGGTCTACGTCCCGGACGAAAACTACGGCATCGTCAACACCAAGCGATGCCAGGATGCGTTCCTGCATCTCCCTTCCTGCCGTCGCAGTAAATGCGAGCACGGGTGGCGATCCCAATTTCTCCCTGACCTCACGTAGGCGGCCGTATTCAGTTCGGAAATCGCGACCCCATTGGTCGACGCAATGGGCTTCGTCGACGACCAGGAATGTTGGCCTCGTTTGCTTGAGGCGCTGTCGTTCTTCCTCGCTGCGGACGAAAAACCGCTCGGGTGCGAGATACAGCAATTTGATCGCGGATTGGCCGAGCAATGAAAACCGCGTTTGCTTCTCTTCTGTATTCAGATCGCTATTGATGAAGGTGGCCGGAATCTTTTTGGTGAGTAGGTCTGATACCTGCTCCACCATCAGGGTCTTCAGCGGACTGACAACCATGGTGAGACCGCGACGGAGAACCGCAGGAAGTTGGAAGCAGAGCGTCTTGCCGGATCCGGTTGGGCTGACGACGAGAACGGATTTGCCCGATAGGGCAGCCAGAACGATCGGCAATTGCCCCTCGCGGAATCGATCCAACCCGAAGAGACGGAGAGCCGGGCCGAAATTCGCGACCGCTTCGGAGTTCTGACCGTCAGTATCCAGCCATCTGGCCAGCCTGACCGCCCATCTTTCGATAACCCTGCGTGCTAAGCCGCCTGCAAGATTTGGATGATGAGATGCGTGGCACCCATCGCAGAGGGTGACGAGATTCGAGAGTTCGTCACTTCCGCCCATTGACCGCGGCAGGAGATGGTGAACATCAGCCTCGGCGGACTTCACAGGTGTCGAGCAGGCCACGCAGCGGTAGTTATCGCGTTTGAGAACCAGGACGCGAGTGACCTGCCATGCGCCTGCGTTCGTCGATTGGTCCATTATCCGGTCATACCCCATGCCCCGTGCGGGAGGTGCGAAATGGGCGGGACGGACCAAACCAATGCGCTCCATTCTTGGCCGTTTTCAACGGGAAAGGCGAAGTCCAGTGCAGGTTGACGAACGAGTCCAAGGCGCTTCATTACAGCCTGTGACCGGAGGTTGTGTGTACTGGTGTAAGACACGATGCCCGTAATCCCGGCAACCCCGACAGCATGAATGAGCGCAGCCCCAGCGCTTTCCGTGGCGTAACAGCTTCCCCAAGCTTTTCGCTTGAATCGCCAACCAACCTCGAAATGTGGGCCAAGTGGATGATCCCCAGCCATACGCGGCATTACACCTGCATATCCAAGAAAAACACCGTCGAGGCTCTCCGCGGCCCATCGGCCGACACCATATTCGCGCTGAGCAACACAATAGCGGTCGAACTTCAGCTTGCTTTCTGCTTCGTCGACTGGTCCGCCAAGGTCGGCCATGACCTCAGGATCGGTGTGCATCTCCGCGAATGCAAAGCGATGATCATCTCGCCAATATTGGAGCCGTGGGTGAGCTGTCTCAATCATGGTTCACCTGACCTGGCCGACCTGAAAGCCGGGCAGCCGATCAGAACAACTGATCTCGTTGCACCTCTCACAAGAATTCCAACCTAGGAATCTGGGCGATCTTTGGAGGGTCAGGCGACTTAGATGGAGCGACAAAGCTGAGGGCCATAGCGACTGCAAAGAGAATGATGCCGTTTCGGATGAGGTCGATTGCAGCAGACGCTTCGTTTGCCCGTATCATATTGAGAACTTCGAAGCTGGCGGCAGCATCGTTTAATGTCTCTCGAGCGCCCTCCCCTCCCGTCGCGACCGCATTCATAAATTTCGCGCCATAACCGAATCTAGGCTTGGGTCGCAGGCCTCTGAATCCAATAATGGCTCCATATAGGAAGAACACCATCGACAGGAATAAAAGCGTAAGCACGGCGATCTTGATCGGCGACACCGCCAAGCCGTCGACAATCGTTTTTGCCACCGCTCCACCCACAGTCAGCGCAATAGACAACGACGCTGTAAGTCTCGATAGTTTGTCATCCAGTTCCTTTGCGCGCGTCCATTCGGAATCGATATACTTCTTAATGTCATCGTCACTGAGCGACGTAATATCCGCGAATGATTCGTGTGCATCGAGTGATTGAAGTCGCTTGGCTATACGCCGATTGACGAATGGCGTCCTAAACGCGTCGAAAAGAGCTCTGATCACGTCCGCACCTCCGAAGCCAGTTCCAGGGCGATGGTCTCCGAGATTCCGCGACCGTCACGATCCAACCAACCCCACTCGCCAGTCGGGTTGATTTCTATGAACCAGTATCGCCCTGCGGAGAGAGCCAAATCGATCGCAGCATATCTCAGCCCCAATATGCTCATCAGAGCCCGACAACGTCGTTCGATTGTAAGCGGTCAGCCGATAACGTCAGGCC
Proteins encoded in this region:
- a CDS encoding GNAT family N-acetyltransferase yields the protein MIETAHPRLQYWRDDHRFAFAEMHTDPEVMADLGGPVDEAESKLKFDRYCVAQREYGVGRWAAESLDGVFLGYAGVMPRMAGDHPLGPHFEVGWRFKRKAWGSCYATESAGAALIHAVGVAGITGIVSYTSTHNLRSQAVMKRLGLVRQPALDFAFPVENGQEWSALVWSVPPISHLPHGAWGMTG